A single window of Synechococcus sp. CBW1004 DNA harbors:
- a CDS encoding GMC oxidoreductase → MTLAEAGLRVLVLEAGPEVRPEQLRSREPLHSLQRLAWFSEGSRRLQVNHPGYWKNNPSLFVDERQNPYSTPDDAPFLWTRGRQVGGKSLTWGGITLRLSDLEFRAGERDGIGPSWPIASKDLAPFYDRLERLLGVHGQRDGLPQLPDGHYRPPLPFTPGERHLGAAIARELGLPLIHSRGFALHQPSPDQPWPASAAQGVTLRRALATGRVRLRPESVVSHLEFDRGQQRAEAVVLVDARTGRLQRIAAPLVVLCASTIETVRILLQSSEQHRTGGLIDPSGCLGRFLMDHISTCRFFSIPDIPPPQGPVELSGAGSCFIPNTVNLADDGTLPFRRGYGIWTALQRFDPPALLQRRPGEAVGFLIAHGEVLPDAANHVRLDPVLRDGHGLPAAHISCRWGSNEAAMVAHMHARMQEVVAAAGGTIRPIEELFRLPLLEPLVRRSPAVRPEAPPPGYYIHELGGARMAARAEDGVVDAWNRCWGARNVLVTDGACWPTAGWQSPTLTEMAVTWRACEAAARGHADPD, encoded by the coding sequence ATGACCCTGGCGGAGGCCGGCCTGAGGGTCCTGGTGCTGGAGGCAGGGCCGGAGGTGCGTCCCGAACAGCTGCGCAGCCGTGAACCTCTCCACAGCCTGCAGCGGCTCGCCTGGTTCTCCGAAGGATCCCGCCGTCTGCAGGTCAACCACCCCGGCTACTGGAAGAACAACCCGTCGCTGTTCGTCGACGAGCGGCAGAACCCCTACAGCACCCCCGACGACGCGCCGTTCCTGTGGACGCGTGGGCGGCAGGTGGGCGGCAAGAGCCTCACCTGGGGGGGGATCACCCTTCGGCTCTCGGATCTGGAGTTCCGCGCCGGCGAACGCGATGGGATCGGTCCCAGCTGGCCGATCGCCAGCAAGGATCTTGCTCCCTTCTACGACCGCCTGGAACGGCTTCTCGGGGTCCATGGTCAACGGGATGGCCTGCCCCAGCTTCCCGATGGTCACTACAGGCCGCCGCTGCCCTTCACGCCCGGCGAGCGGCACCTGGGTGCGGCGATCGCCCGTGAGCTGGGGCTGCCTTTGATCCACTCCCGCGGCTTCGCACTGCACCAGCCCAGCCCCGATCAGCCCTGGCCGGCGTCCGCTGCCCAGGGGGTGACGCTGCGGCGCGCCCTGGCGACCGGTCGGGTGCGGCTGCGGCCTGAGTCGGTCGTCAGCCACCTGGAGTTCGACCGCGGCCAGCAACGGGCCGAGGCGGTGGTGCTCGTCGACGCCCGCACCGGCAGGCTGCAGCGGATCGCGGCTCCATTGGTGGTGCTCTGCGCCTCGACGATCGAGACGGTGCGGATCCTGCTGCAGTCCAGCGAACAGCACCGCACCGGGGGCCTGATCGATCCCTCCGGCTGTCTCGGCCGCTTCCTGATGGATCACATCTCCACCTGTCGCTTCTTCTCGATCCCGGACATTCCCCCGCCCCAGGGTCCCGTGGAGCTCTCTGGTGCCGGCAGCTGCTTCATCCCCAACACCGTCAATCTCGCTGACGACGGCACGCTTCCGTTCCGTCGCGGCTATGGCATCTGGACGGCCCTGCAGCGCTTCGATCCACCGGCACTCCTGCAGCGGCGCCCCGGCGAGGCCGTGGGCTTTCTGATCGCCCACGGCGAAGTGCTGCCGGATGCCGCCAACCATGTGCGGCTTGATCCGGTGCTTCGCGACGGCCACGGGCTTCCTGCGGCGCACATCAGCTGCCGCTGGGGCAGCAACGAAGCGGCGATGGTCGCCCACATGCACGCCCGCATGCAGGAGGTGGTGGCCGCCGCCGGCGGAACGATCCGCCCGATCGAGGAGCTGTTCCGTCTGCCTCTTCTCGAACCCCTGGTGCGGCGCTCCCCCGCCGTGCGGCCCGAGGCGCCTCCACCCGGTTACTACATCCATGAGCTCGGCGGGGCGCGCATGGCCGCTCGAGCCGAGGACGGCGTTGTCGACGCGTGGAATCGCTGCTGGGGCGCCAGAAATGTGCTCGTCACCGATGGAGCCTGCTGGCCGACGGCCGGTTGGCAGAGCCCCACGCTGACCGAAATGGCGGTGACCTGGCGTGCCTGTGAGGCCGCCGCTCGCGGCCACGCCGATCCGGACTGA
- a CDS encoding sirohydrochlorin chelatase, with the protein MTSALSPAGPHGRIGVLVCGHGSRNRLAVAEFAALAEALRRDLEPVPLEYGYLEFARPILRDGLDALRHRGVEHVLAVPAMLFAAGHAKNDIPSVLNTYAAETGLRIDYGRELGVDRRMILAAGARIRASLEQDDRRRHDQGLAAIPVSETLLVVVGRGSSDPDANSNVAKVTRMLVEGFGFGWGETLYSGVTFPLVEPGLRAVVKLGYRRIVVFPYFLFSGVLVSRIRQHSDRVAEDHPEISFLHAGYLGDHPDVLGTFRERVEEVLRGDTDMNCSLCKYRAQVLGFEQEVGAPQHSHHHHVEGLVESCQLCETECTGACQEISALPAGLSHEHPHSHGHTHGHSHGHAHSHGEGHLQGHDHSHADGDAPESASLSSLGNQRNSAEDAQAHHHTPYPHADHPLGPRTLRQGSP; encoded by the coding sequence ATGACTTCCGCCCTCTCCCCTGCAGGACCCCACGGCCGCATCGGCGTTCTGGTCTGCGGCCATGGCAGCCGCAACCGGCTGGCCGTGGCCGAATTCGCCGCCCTGGCCGAGGCCCTGCGCCGGGATCTCGAGCCGGTGCCGCTGGAGTACGGCTACCTGGAATTCGCCAGGCCGATCCTGCGCGATGGTCTCGATGCCCTGCGCCACCGGGGAGTCGAGCATGTGCTGGCGGTACCGGCGATGCTGTTCGCGGCCGGCCACGCGAAGAACGACATTCCGTCGGTGCTCAACACCTACGCCGCCGAAACGGGACTGCGCATCGACTACGGCCGGGAACTGGGGGTCGACCGGCGCATGATCCTGGCGGCGGGAGCCCGCATCCGCGCCAGCCTGGAGCAGGACGACCGGCGTCGGCACGACCAGGGGCTTGCCGCGATCCCGGTCTCCGAAACGCTGCTGGTGGTGGTGGGACGGGGTTCCTCCGACCCCGACGCGAACTCCAATGTCGCCAAGGTGACGCGGATGCTGGTGGAAGGTTTCGGCTTCGGCTGGGGCGAAACGCTCTACTCCGGGGTCACCTTCCCGCTGGTTGAACCGGGACTGCGGGCCGTGGTGAAGCTGGGCTACCGGCGGATCGTGGTCTTTCCGTACTTCCTGTTCTCGGGCGTGCTGGTCAGCCGCATCCGCCAGCACAGCGACCGGGTGGCCGAAGACCACCCGGAGATCTCCTTCCTGCATGCCGGCTACCTCGGCGATCACCCCGACGTGCTGGGCACCTTCCGGGAGCGGGTGGAGGAGGTGCTGCGGGGCGACACCGACATGAACTGTTCGCTCTGCAAGTACCGCGCCCAGGTGCTGGGATTTGAGCAGGAGGTGGGTGCGCCCCAGCACAGCCATCACCATCACGTTGAGGGTCTGGTGGAGAGCTGCCAGCTGTGTGAGACCGAATGCACCGGGGCCTGCCAGGAGATCAGCGCCCTCCCTGCCGGCCTCAGCCACGAGCACCCCCACAGCCACGGGCACACTCATGGGCACAGCCATGGCCATGCACACAGTCATGGGGAGGGTCATCTCCAGGGACATGACCACAGCCACGCAGACGGCGATGCTCCGGAATCGGCCTCGCTGAGCTCCCTCGGGAACCAGCGGAACAGCGCTGAAGACGCCCAAGCCCACCACCACACCCCCTATCCCCATGCGGATCACCCGCTCGGCCCGCGCACGCTTCGGCAGGGATCTCCCTGA
- a CDS encoding ParB-like protein codes for MSLRIPPYQPLPAPARDTPILQLPIARLHPTQMCVGLAEVRSRQVDFSQDSRERRQRYLRSKPIPLVCLDGREFWMVDRHHRLRGLIEIDPEAEAFGYSVLELSGLDRRGVLEALHARGWLYLYDGRGLGPLSPLALPEFLSGLQDDPYRSLVWKLKKEGLIDPAPLIPFHEFRWAAWLRRRPLPPFSSSELEPALPSARTLVRSSAASHLAGWKGRR; via the coding sequence ATGAGCCTCCGGATCCCCCCTTATCAGCCCCTGCCGGCTCCGGCCAGGGACACGCCGATCCTGCAGCTGCCGATCGCCCGGCTGCACCCCACCCAGATGTGCGTGGGACTGGCCGAGGTACGCAGCCGCCAGGTGGATTTCAGTCAGGACAGCCGCGAGCGGCGCCAGCGCTACCTGCGCAGCAAGCCCATCCCGCTCGTCTGCCTCGACGGACGCGAGTTCTGGATGGTGGATCGCCATCACCGCCTGCGGGGCCTGATCGAGATCGATCCCGAGGCCGAAGCCTTCGGCTACAGCGTCCTGGAACTGAGCGGCCTCGATCGGCGTGGTGTTCTGGAGGCCCTGCATGCCCGGGGCTGGCTGTACCTCTATGACGGCCGGGGTCTTGGACCCCTCTCGCCCCTGGCCCTGCCGGAGTTCCTCAGCGGCCTGCAGGACGACCCCTACCGCAGCCTCGTGTGGAAGCTGAAGAAGGAGGGTCTCATCGATCCGGCGCCGTTGATTCCCTTCCATGAGTTCCGCTGGGCTGCGTGGCTCAGGCGCAGGCCCCTGCCTCCCTTCAGTTCGTCGGAACTGGAGCCGGCCCTCCCCTCTGCCCGCACCCTCGTTCGTTCGAGTGCCGCCTCCCACCTCGCCGGCTGGAAGGGGCGCCGCTGA
- a CDS encoding universal stress protein, with the protein MPYSHILVPSDGSELSRRAIAHAVQLASRLGARLTFLHVHANVPLPLGGLGEALEPRTMEALIAASLQESDRILEEAATQADSAGVPYRCERVPGDLPHRGILATASRLGCDLIVMASHGRRGLSGLLIGSETQRVLAEAPCPVLVHR; encoded by the coding sequence ATGCCCTATTCCCACATCCTGGTGCCCAGCGATGGCAGCGAGCTCTCACGACGTGCCATCGCCCATGCCGTGCAGCTGGCCTCCCGGCTCGGCGCTCGCCTCACCTTTCTCCACGTCCACGCCAATGTGCCGCTGCCCCTCGGGGGCCTTGGAGAGGCTCTGGAACCGCGCACGATGGAGGCCCTGATCGCCGCGAGTCTGCAGGAGTCGGATCGGATTCTTGAGGAGGCTGCCACTCAGGCCGACAGCGCTGGCGTGCCCTACCGCTGCGAACGGGTCCCCGGGGACCTGCCCCATCGCGGCATCCTTGCCACCGCATCCCGTCTCGGCTGCGACCTGATCGTGATGGCCTCCCATGGCCGGCGCGGGTTGAGCGGGCTCCTGATCGGCAGTGAGACGCAGCGGGTGCTGGCGGAGGCTCCCTGCCCTGTGCTGGTGCACCGTTGA
- a CDS encoding Nif11-like leader peptide family natural product precursor, translating to MSWSELERLVEQAESEAALRRALMHCRSRTELVLAGRRLGFDIDDQDLKLAWRLHQRPCAASVDKAPVVREQQGGLERTG from the coding sequence ATGAGCTGGAGTGAACTCGAGCGGCTCGTGGAGCAGGCCGAGAGCGAGGCGGCCCTGCGGCGCGCGCTGATGCACTGCCGCTCCAGAACCGAACTGGTGCTGGCCGGGCGGCGGCTTGGCTTTGACATCGATGACCAGGATCTGAAGCTGGCCTGGCGACTGCATCAGCGTCCCTGCGCCGCCAGCGTCGACAAGGCACCTGTGGTTCGAGAACAGCAGGGAGGTCTAGAGCGGACCGGATAA
- a CDS encoding GGDEF domain-containing protein: MISGLRGYWRYQSTDDLEARTGAFAASAPDRMVVVVVEPARNGIRELQAQSSGEIRSLALLVLVAMIVARGISGFVVRQIPERPLLHGFRAEDDPSAPEGTAGSPPPERFHSVLSELQPLLQALRARADVLVNLRESFRRSERQRHRLEEEVGRLNIIDPLTGCFNRRELYRRLDHELRLSGREERELSFLCLEIDHLRHIHDSYGEPVSAEVLRRIALELRNRSRATDFLCRLGPEQFGLLLPACDAVSAGKVASMLSDVVRSLEIRHERSILAVTLSVGVASLQSHRDDPDALIKRAQSALYRAKAEGRDRVVIA; the protein is encoded by the coding sequence ATGATCTCAGGCCTCCGTGGTTACTGGCGCTATCAGAGCACGGATGATCTGGAGGCCCGCACGGGAGCGTTCGCGGCATCCGCACCGGACAGGATGGTGGTGGTGGTGGTCGAGCCTGCCCGGAACGGCATCCGTGAGCTCCAGGCACAGAGCAGCGGTGAGATTCGTTCGCTGGCCCTGCTTGTCCTGGTCGCGATGATCGTGGCTCGGGGTATCTCAGGATTCGTTGTTCGCCAGATTCCCGAGCGGCCCCTTCTGCACGGTTTCCGTGCCGAGGATGATCCCTCGGCCCCGGAGGGCACGGCCGGCTCCCCGCCTCCGGAGAGATTCCATTCGGTGCTCAGCGAGTTGCAGCCCTTGTTGCAGGCCCTGCGCGCCCGCGCCGATGTTCTCGTGAATCTGCGCGAGTCGTTCCGACGAAGCGAGCGTCAACGTCACCGTCTGGAGGAGGAAGTCGGCAGGCTGAACATCATCGATCCACTGACAGGCTGTTTCAATCGCCGCGAACTGTATCGGCGGCTCGATCATGAGCTGCGACTCAGCGGCCGCGAAGAGCGCGAATTGAGTTTTCTCTGTCTGGAAATCGATCATCTTCGCCACATCCATGACAGCTACGGCGAGCCTGTTTCCGCGGAGGTGCTGCGCCGGATCGCCCTGGAGCTGCGCAATCGCTCCCGCGCCACGGACTTTCTCTGTCGCCTCGGTCCCGAGCAGTTCGGGCTGCTCTTGCCTGCCTGCGATGCCGTGTCGGCTGGAAAAGTGGCTTCGATGCTGAGCGATGTGGTGCGCTCCCTGGAGATCCGCCACGAGCGATCCATCCTCGCCGTCACCCTCAGTGTCGGGGTGGCATCGCTTCAGTCCCACCGGGACGATCCGGATGCGTTGATCAAGCGCGCCCAGAGCGCCTTGTACCGGGCCAAGGCCGAAGGACGCGACCGCGTGGTGATCGCCTGA
- a CDS encoding ligase-associated DNA damage response exonuclease: MPLPAGGLLRLTPQGLYCPAAQAWIDPWRPVPRALITHAHADHARPGCGEYWAIGSSEAILRQRLGDRIQLLPLDYGQVHRIGDARVSFHSAGHVLGSAQIRLEGAGESWLVSGDYKRCPDPSCTPFEPVQADVFITEATFGLPLYRWQPGGEVAADIHRWWQAAPERPSLLFAYAFGKAQRILAELQAIGVREEVLLHGAVENLMEAYRQAGVAMVPTRPVSAVPRGESLAGRLILAPPSAHRSAWMRRFRHPQTAFVSGWMAVRGARRRRGYERGFVLSDHADWPGLLRSVRESGARQIYVTHGSAAPLARYLREVEDLAAEPLEGDFAAERGDGLDEREPGASAFRESEASPGRQEGDGP, translated from the coding sequence ATGCCCCTGCCTGCCGGCGGACTGCTGCGGCTGACCCCCCAGGGCCTTTACTGCCCGGCCGCCCAGGCCTGGATCGATCCCTGGCGGCCTGTTCCCCGCGCCCTGATCACCCATGCCCATGCCGACCACGCCCGTCCTGGCTGCGGGGAGTACTGGGCGATCGGCAGCAGCGAAGCGATCCTGCGGCAGCGGCTCGGGGATCGGATTCAGCTGCTGCCACTGGACTACGGCCAGGTGCACCGCATCGGCGACGCGCGTGTCTCCTTCCACAGCGCCGGCCATGTGCTGGGCAGTGCCCAGATCCGGCTGGAGGGCGCCGGGGAGAGCTGGCTGGTGAGCGGCGACTACAAACGTTGCCCCGATCCCAGCTGCACCCCGTTCGAGCCTGTGCAGGCCGATGTGTTCATCACCGAAGCCACCTTCGGCCTGCCGCTCTACCGCTGGCAACCCGGCGGGGAGGTGGCCGCCGACATCCACCGCTGGTGGCAGGCGGCTCCGGAGCGGCCCTCGCTGCTGTTCGCCTATGCCTTCGGCAAGGCGCAGCGGATCCTGGCAGAGCTGCAGGCGATCGGCGTCCGTGAGGAGGTGCTGCTGCATGGCGCCGTCGAGAACCTGATGGAGGCCTACCGGCAGGCCGGGGTGGCGATGGTGCCCACCCGACCGGTGAGCGCCGTGCCCCGCGGCGAATCCCTGGCTGGGAGGCTGATCCTGGCGCCCCCCTCAGCCCATCGCTCCGCCTGGATGCGTCGTTTCCGCCATCCCCAGACCGCGTTCGTCAGCGGCTGGATGGCCGTGCGGGGCGCCCGGCGGCGGCGGGGCTATGAACGGGGGTTCGTCCTGAGCGATCACGCGGACTGGCCCGGGCTGCTGCGTAGCGTGCGCGAGAGCGGCGCCCGCCAGATCTATGTGACCCACGGCAGCGCCGCTCCGCTGGCCCGCTACCTGCGGGAAGTGGAGGACCTCGCCGCCGAACCGCTGGAGGGGGACTTCGCCGCCGAGCGGGGTGATGGCCTGGATGAGCGGGAGCCGGGTGCAAGCGCCTTCAGAGAGTCGGAAGCCAGCCCAGGGCGTCAGGAGGGCGACGGTCCCTGA
- a CDS encoding class I fructose-bisphosphate aldolase, producing the protein MALDAFRDELAATAAALSAPGTGLLAADESTATIGKRFAAIGLENSEANRRSYRSLLASAPELAEAISGVILFEETLFQDSVSEVGEPGPPIVTLFEQQGIIPGIKVDQGVESLAGGLAGESWCTGLKGLSERAARYYARGARFAKWRAVLRISSVGCPSELAVRENAWGLARYARTVQEQGLVPIVEPEILMDGDHDIATTASVQEWVLRTVYEALAVNGVFLEGSLLKPSMTLAGADCPERPGLEEVGAFTVRTLSRSVPAAVPAILFLSGGLSEEDASLCLNAINQAAAEGFAPWHLGFSFGRALQHSCLKHWNGTDRQAGQAALLARARANGAASRGAYAAGTEPSDDASLFVADYSY; encoded by the coding sequence ATGGCCCTCGACGCGTTCCGCGACGAACTGGCGGCTACCGCTGCCGCTCTGTCCGCCCCTGGCACCGGTCTGCTGGCGGCTGATGAATCCACCGCCACGATCGGCAAGCGCTTCGCGGCCATCGGCCTGGAGAACAGCGAGGCGAATCGGCGCTCCTACCGCAGTCTGCTGGCCAGTGCCCCTGAACTGGCGGAGGCGATCAGCGGCGTGATCCTGTTCGAGGAAACCCTGTTTCAGGACAGCGTTTCGGAGGTTGGTGAGCCAGGTCCGCCGATTGTGACGCTGTTCGAGCAGCAGGGGATCATCCCCGGCATCAAGGTGGACCAGGGCGTGGAATCCCTGGCCGGCGGCCTGGCCGGTGAGAGCTGGTGCACAGGACTGAAGGGACTGTCCGAGCGGGCCGCGCGGTACTACGCCCGTGGCGCCCGTTTCGCCAAGTGGCGGGCGGTGCTGCGCATCAGTTCCGTGGGCTGCCCCAGTGAGCTGGCGGTGCGTGAGAACGCCTGGGGGCTGGCCCGCTACGCCCGCACCGTGCAGGAGCAGGGGCTGGTGCCGATCGTCGAGCCCGAGATCCTGATGGACGGCGACCACGACATCGCCACCACCGCCTCTGTGCAGGAGTGGGTGCTGCGCACGGTGTACGAGGCGCTGGCCGTCAATGGTGTGTTTCTGGAGGGCAGCCTGCTCAAGCCCTCGATGACCCTGGCGGGCGCGGATTGCCCGGAGCGGCCGGGCCTTGAGGAGGTGGGGGCGTTCACCGTGCGCACCCTCAGCCGCAGCGTGCCGGCGGCGGTGCCCGCGATCCTGTTCCTCTCGGGCGGTCTCAGCGAGGAGGATGCGAGCCTCTGCCTCAACGCCATCAACCAGGCCGCCGCCGAGGGCTTCGCTCCGTGGCACCTGGGCTTCTCGTTCGGCAGGGCCCTGCAGCATTCCTGCCTGAAGCACTGGAACGGCACTGATCGGCAGGCTGGCCAGGCCGCGCTGCTGGCGAGAGCACGGGCCAATGGTGCCGCGAGCCGCGGTGCCTATGCGGCCGGAACGGAGCCCTCCGACGACGCCAGTCTGTTCGTGGCTGACTACAGCTACTGA
- the nadA gene encoding quinolinate synthase NadA: MPAAPPAAELPQAIRDLKRRRNAVILAHYYQDDTIQDIADFIGDSLELSRKAASTDADVIVFCGVHFMAETAKILNPGKTVLVPDPAAGCSLADDCPAEAFAAFRARYPAHTVVSYINCSAAVKAQSDLICTSSNAVQLVQQLPADQPILFAPDQNLGRWVARQSGRELTLWPGSCIVHETFSEEALLKLKQQHPEAEVIAHPECQQHLLDLADFIGSTSKLLQWVQSSDATTFIVLTEPGILHQMRLKAPGKQFLDVPGSDSCSCNTCPYMRLNTLEKLWRCLETLQPQIELDEETRVRALAPIERMLAMST; the protein is encoded by the coding sequence CTGCCTGCTGCACCACCGGCTGCCGAGCTGCCGCAGGCGATCCGGGACCTGAAGCGCCGCCGCAATGCCGTGATCCTGGCGCATTACTACCAGGACGACACCATCCAGGACATCGCCGATTTCATCGGGGATTCCCTGGAGCTGTCCCGCAAGGCGGCCAGCACCGACGCCGATGTGATCGTCTTCTGCGGCGTCCATTTCATGGCGGAGACCGCCAAGATCCTCAATCCCGGCAAGACGGTTCTGGTGCCTGATCCGGCCGCCGGCTGCAGCCTGGCCGATGACTGCCCCGCCGAGGCCTTCGCCGCCTTCCGGGCCCGCTACCCGGCTCACACGGTGGTGAGCTACATCAACTGTTCGGCCGCGGTGAAGGCCCAGAGCGACCTGATCTGCACCAGCAGCAATGCAGTGCAGCTCGTGCAGCAGCTGCCCGCCGATCAGCCGATCCTGTTCGCGCCCGATCAGAACCTCGGACGCTGGGTCGCGCGTCAGAGCGGCCGCGAGCTCACCCTCTGGCCAGGGAGCTGCATCGTGCATGAAACCTTCAGCGAGGAGGCCCTCCTGAAGCTGAAGCAGCAGCACCCAGAAGCCGAGGTGATCGCCCACCCCGAATGTCAGCAACACCTGCTGGACCTCGCCGATTTCATCGGTTCCACCAGCAAGCTGCTGCAGTGGGTGCAGAGCAGCGACGCCACCACGTTCATCGTGCTCACCGAGCCGGGCATCCTGCATCAGATGCGGCTGAAGGCACCCGGGAAGCAGTTCCTCGATGTGCCCGGCAGCGACAGCTGCAGCTGCAACACCTGCCCCTACATGCGCCTCAACACCCTCGAGAAACTCTGGCGCTGCCTCGAAACCCTGCAGCCGCAGATCGAGCTTGACGAGGAGACCCGCGTCCGGGCCCTGGCCCCGATCGAGCGGATGCTGGCGATGAGCACCTGA
- a CDS encoding TIGR04168 family protein, whose protein sequence is MSVLHLAIAGDLHDQWDASDHELLARLRPDALLLVGDFSDGDTRIPMLLAGLDLPVACIVGNHDAGKDGTGRRLREQLGLLGELHCGWGLRELRPPGLAVVGGRPATAGGGFHLSRAVRSVFGPVSQQESADRITRAALAADSTLPLVLLAHAGPTGLGSAAADPCGRDWKNPPCDWGDRDLALAITQIRRRRPLPLVIFGHMHHTLRHNRGERLSFQRDAEGTLYLNCACVPRHGTDLQGRRLRHFSWVRLEDGHPAHISHRWYEPGGALLYEEVLWQASPPPQTRPTQVLTSRC, encoded by the coding sequence TTGAGCGTTCTCCACCTCGCCATCGCCGGCGATCTCCATGATCAGTGGGATGCGTCGGACCACGAGCTGCTGGCCCGCCTCCGGCCCGATGCCCTGCTTCTGGTGGGTGATTTCAGTGACGGCGACACCCGGATTCCGATGCTGCTGGCGGGGCTGGATCTGCCTGTGGCCTGCATCGTCGGCAACCACGATGCCGGCAAGGACGGCACGGGCCGCCGTCTGCGCGAACAGCTCGGGCTCCTGGGGGAGCTCCATTGCGGCTGGGGTCTGCGCGAGCTTCGGCCACCGGGTCTGGCGGTGGTGGGCGGCCGTCCCGCCACGGCGGGGGGAGGCTTCCATCTCTCCCGCGCCGTGCGCTCGGTCTTCGGCCCGGTGAGCCAGCAGGAGTCGGCCGATCGCATCACCCGCGCTGCCCTGGCGGCCGATTCGACCCTCCCCCTGGTGCTGCTGGCCCATGCCGGCCCCACCGGTCTGGGCAGCGCCGCCGCCGATCCTTGCGGACGCGACTGGAAGAATCCCCCCTGTGACTGGGGAGATCGGGATCTGGCGCTCGCCATCACCCAGATCCGGCGGCGCCGGCCCCTGCCTCTGGTGATCTTCGGTCACATGCACCACACCCTGCGCCACAACCGGGGGGAGCGGCTGAGCTTCCAGCGTGATGCCGAGGGCACCCTCTATCTCAACTGCGCCTGTGTCCCGCGCCATGGCACCGACCTGCAGGGACGCCGGCTGCGTCATTTCAGCTGGGTGAGACTGGAGGACGGCCATCCCGCTCACATCAGCCACCGCTGGTACGAACCTGGCGGTGCGCTCCTCTACGAGGAGGTGCTCTGGCAGGCGTCCCCGCCGCCGCAGACGCGGCCAACGCAGGTCCTCACCTCCCGATGCTGA
- a CDS encoding glycoside hydrolase family 104 protein, whose protein sequence is MTRLPSARVAIALAGLCLSATAAPALATETSDPWATVVHQAAVPQVAVLPSVPPPAPRLFAVTPERQALLHTIRYAEGTWKNGERIGYHVMFGGSLTPSLDRHPNRVNHSARYSSAAAGAYQFMPFTWDMIVRKLGFRDFQPEAQDQGALFLIQRRGALHLVDRGDFTPELAARLAPEWASFPTLAGRSFYGQPVKRYDELRRFYQQSLAQLRQNSGQIYENVAIQQVPRCSDDSLMCRLEGIGPKPRATASVPAVTLEAN, encoded by the coding sequence TTGACCCGTCTTCCCTCCGCCCGTGTCGCCATCGCCCTGGCCGGCCTGTGCCTGAGTGCCACCGCCGCCCCCGCCCTGGCCACCGAGACGAGTGATCCCTGGGCCACCGTCGTTCATCAGGCCGCTGTTCCCCAGGTGGCGGTCCTCCCGTCCGTTCCCCCTCCGGCTCCTCGTCTTTTTGCCGTGACGCCCGAGCGTCAGGCTCTGCTGCACACCATCCGCTACGCCGAAGGCACCTGGAAAAACGGTGAGCGCATCGGCTATCACGTCATGTTCGGCGGCAGTCTCACCCCGAGCCTTGACCGTCACCCCAACCGCGTCAACCACAGCGCCCGCTATTCCAGTGCTGCGGCTGGGGCTTACCAGTTCATGCCCTTCACCTGGGACATGATTGTCCGGAAGCTCGGTTTCCGCGATTTTCAGCCCGAGGCTCAGGATCAGGGAGCCCTGTTCCTGATTCAGCGCCGCGGCGCTCTGCACCTCGTCGATCGTGGTGACTTCACTCCCGAGCTGGCCGCCAGGCTTGCTCCCGAGTGGGCTTCATTCCCGACTCTGGCCGGCCGGAGCTTTTACGGTCAGCCGGTCAAGCGTTATGACGAGCTGCGTCGCTTTTATCAACAGAGTCTTGCCCAGCTGCGCCAGAATTCTGGGCAGATCTATGAAAATGTCGCGATTCAGCAGGTTCCCCGCTGTTCTGACGACAGCCTCATGTGTCGTCTCGAGGGGATCGGTCCCAAGCCGCGTGCCACCGCCTCCGTGCCTGCGGTGACGCTTGAGGCCAACTGA